One genomic segment of Streptomyces sp. TLI_146 includes these proteins:
- a CDS encoding MBL fold metallo-hydrolase: protein MSLPSTTPADSHVSQVPPPRVEEVADRIFAYVQPDGGWCLNNAGILAGPHSVALVDTAATEARARALRAAALELGGAEPRTVLNTHHHGDHTFGNAVAAPHATVVAHTHTRAEMAEKGEGLKHVWPDTPWGDLGDLRRSLPTVTFEDRLTVYVDELAVELLYVGPAHSSNDVVVWVPEHRVLFAGDVLMPGCTPFLLAGSIVGSLEAIARLRALGPRVVVGGHGPVAGPEALDEAEGYLRWLQKVATQGIDAGLTPFETARDTPLGAYAELRDPERLVANLHRACSEALGNPLDTQIRSAPVMGEMARLNGGRALACLA, encoded by the coding sequence ATGAGCCTGCCATCCACAACGCCCGCCGACAGTCATGTCTCCCAGGTGCCGCCGCCCCGAGTGGAGGAGGTGGCCGACCGGATCTTCGCGTACGTCCAGCCCGACGGGGGCTGGTGTCTGAACAACGCCGGGATCCTGGCCGGCCCCCACTCGGTGGCGCTCGTCGACACCGCGGCCACCGAGGCCAGGGCCCGCGCCCTGCGCGCCGCCGCGCTGGAACTCGGCGGCGCCGAGCCGCGGACCGTCCTGAACACCCATCACCACGGCGACCACACCTTCGGCAACGCCGTCGCCGCCCCGCACGCCACCGTCGTCGCGCACACGCACACCCGCGCCGAGATGGCCGAGAAGGGCGAGGGCCTCAAACACGTGTGGCCCGACACCCCCTGGGGCGACCTCGGTGACCTCCGCCGCTCCCTGCCGACGGTGACCTTCGAGGACCGGCTGACGGTGTACGTGGACGAGCTGGCGGTCGAGCTGCTGTACGTGGGCCCGGCGCACTCCAGCAACGACGTGGTGGTGTGGGTGCCCGAGCACCGGGTGCTGTTCGCGGGCGACGTCCTGATGCCCGGTTGTACGCCGTTCCTCCTCGCGGGGTCGATCGTCGGCTCCCTGGAGGCGATCGCGCGGCTGCGGGCGCTTGGGCCCCGTGTCGTCGTGGGCGGGCACGGTCCGGTGGCCGGGCCCGAGGCCCTCGACGAGGCGGAGGGGTATCTGCGCTGGTTGCAGAAGGTCGCCACCCAGGGGATCGACGCGGGACTCACCCCGTTCGAGACGGCCCGCGACACCCCGCTCGGCGCGTACGCGGAGCTGCGCGACCCGGAGCGGCTGGTGGCCAATCTGCACCGCGCCTGCTCCGAGGCGCTCGGCAACCCGCTGGACACGCAGATCCGCTCGGCACCGGTGATGGGCGAGATGGCCCGCCTCAACGGCGGCCGGGCGCTGGCCTGTCTGGCCTGA
- a CDS encoding zinc-binding dehydrogenase, producing the protein MKALVSGDPGLRLDSVAEPEPRPDQALVEVHAIAVNRGELALMGQLPPGSRLGWDVAGTVLCAAADGSGPAAGTRVTALAERDGWAERIALSPTRLTPVPDGMDWPAAAALPVAGLTALYALEYAGPLLGRSVVITGAGGGVGRMLVQLAAAAGAEVIAQVGSPARAEGLRSLGAHTVETYEEGASGGQVDVLVDSVGGRVLTGAFGRVRPGGTVVCYGNTVREELRLPLDWGHARPGLRIGYLHLFDEVTRRSVARDLASLVRLVAEGRLTPEVAAVGSWSDPEPALDALRQRQANGKVVLTL; encoded by the coding sequence GTGAAGGCACTGGTGTCCGGTGACCCCGGACTGCGCCTCGACTCGGTCGCCGAGCCCGAGCCGCGCCCCGACCAGGCACTCGTGGAGGTGCACGCGATCGCCGTCAACCGCGGTGAGCTCGCACTGATGGGGCAGCTCCCCCCGGGGTCCCGGCTCGGCTGGGACGTGGCGGGTACGGTCCTGTGCGCCGCCGCCGACGGGAGCGGACCCGCGGCCGGCACCCGCGTCACCGCCCTCGCCGAACGCGACGGCTGGGCCGAGCGGATAGCCCTGTCGCCCACCCGGCTCACGCCCGTGCCCGACGGTATGGACTGGCCCGCCGCCGCGGCCCTGCCGGTGGCCGGACTGACCGCGCTGTACGCACTGGAGTACGCGGGACCGCTGCTCGGCAGGTCCGTGGTGATCACCGGTGCGGGCGGCGGAGTGGGCCGGATGCTGGTGCAGCTCGCCGCCGCGGCGGGCGCCGAGGTGATCGCCCAGGTCGGCTCCCCGGCCCGGGCGGAGGGCCTGCGGTCTCTCGGCGCCCACACCGTCGAGACGTACGAGGAGGGCGCCTCCGGAGGTCAGGTGGACGTCCTCGTCGACAGCGTCGGCGGGCGGGTGCTCACCGGTGCCTTCGGGCGGGTACGGCCGGGCGGCACGGTCGTCTGCTACGGCAACACCGTGCGCGAGGAACTGCGGCTGCCGCTGGACTGGGGCCATGCGCGCCCCGGACTGCGGATCGGCTATCTCCACCTCTTCGACGAGGTGACCCGCCGCAGTGTCGCCCGCGACCTGGCCTCGCTGGTGCGCCTGGTGGCCGAGGGGCGGCTCACACCCGAGGTCGCGGCGGTCGGGTCCTGGAGCGATCCTGAGCCCGCGCTCGACGCGCTGCGGCAGCGGCAGGCCAACGGCAAGGTCGTCCTCACCCTCTGA